One part of the Chryseobacterium sp. 7 genome encodes these proteins:
- a CDS encoding DUF2867 domain-containing protein, with translation METEPVIEEETKLSEQGKNSLKKIDFQDTFSTTNHINSIEEISKKIFEYSPLWIKTLFSIRKFLTKMIGIETPKIREDNSQFCVGSSIGNFKIYSIVQNEIIVGRDDSHLNFRGIITNHPDLKQYNIKVTTLVSYKNIKGHIYVFYILFS, from the coding sequence TTGGAAACAGAACCTGTAATAGAAGAAGAAACAAAGCTTAGTGAACAAGGAAAAAATAGTTTGAAGAAGATAGATTTTCAGGATACATTTTCGACTACCAACCATATAAATTCTATAGAAGAAATATCAAAAAAAATTTTTGAATATTCCCCTTTATGGATCAAGACCCTTTTCTCAATCCGCAAATTTTTGACAAAAATGATAGGAATAGAAACACCAAAAATAAGAGAGGATAATTCCCAATTTTGTGTTGGTAGCTCTATTGGGAATTTTAAAATATATAGTATTGTACAAAATGAAATAATAGTAGGGAGAGATGATTCTCATCTTAACTTTCGTGGTATCATAACAAATCATCCTGATCTTAAACAGTACAATATTAAAGTGACGACTTTGGTTTCATATAAAAATATAAAAGGGCATATATATGTTTTTTATATCTTATTTTCATAA